TTTCCCATCCCGGTTTACCGGGAGTAAGGGCACTCGAAGAATACGAGTTTGATAGGCTGGGGGTGTAAGTCCCGTAAGGGATTCAGCTGACCAGTACTAATCGCCCGAGGTCTTGTTCCACTTCCACATATTAGCGCAGCAAAGATCTGTAGTGGATCACCTTATTTAGTTATCAAGAGCGTTCACGCTGAGCGATCACGAGCGAGCGTGAGCGAGTCGAGTGAGAGTCGAAGCGGTCCTGGTATTTATACTGGAGGGGTCACACCTGTTCCCATTCCGAACACAGCAGTTAAGCCCTCCGAGGCCGATGGTACTTAGTCCTTGCGGCTAGGGAGAGTAGGAAGATGCCAGGACCTTATTATTTATTTAGAGCACAGAACTTAGAACACAGACCACAGAACACAGTTAAGAAAATAGTTAATAGTATAGCGCCTGTGATCGGTGCTCGGTGATCTGAGTTCTGTGTTCTATGATCTAAGCTCTAAGTTCTCCCCAGGTTTCAAAACCCCAAATCACAAACTCCAAATCCCAAGCAAATTCAAAATAACAAATTCCAAACCATCCGGATGCTATAATACTTCCGTGGCTTGATAATCAATAATAGGGAGGAGGCCCCATTTTATGGCAGAGTTAGGCTTATTGTTCCTTTTGGCGGGCTGGCTTATGCAGTTGTGGAAAGTATATAGGGGCAACCGGGAGATAAGCTTGCGATTTATGGCTCTATATACTGTCGGAGTACTTATGCTTGCCGCTGCAAACTTTCAGGCGATGATGCCCCTTGCGGGATGGCTTAATCTGGTTTTGCTGGTACCAATAACATTGATCGCATTCTGGAAAAGATGAACTTTCGCAAAGACCTATTTCTTTCCCATATCCAGCATCCAGTTATAAATGACCGCAACCAGCCATCCTCCGATGCCGGCGTCAAAAAATGCCCAGATCATCCCGGTTAAAGCTCCTATAAGAGTAGGCTTATAGCCCAGATATAAGGAGCCCAGGCCTTTCATAAGTCCCGTTCCCCAGCTCAAGTAA
The sequence above is drawn from the Candidatus Margulisiibacteriota bacterium genome and encodes:
- a CDS encoding bacteriophage holin is translated as MKLDSVKFGLTLGIIWAGAVFALALMSTYLSWGTGLMKGLGSLYLGYKPTLIGALTGMIWAFFDAGIGGWLVAVIYNWMLDMGKK